TAAAAGCATCTAACCCAAATGCAAGTTCAacatgtttgaataaaaacccacacattcctgaattaaatttaattaaattatatCTTAAATTGTATTGTGGACTAAAGGCTGTTTATTCATCTGATAAACTGAGACGAGTTCATCTAAAAAGAACTGTGGTAAAACCTTTAGCCTCAAAAGGGGCTGCCATGTTTTCATGAGAAATAACCAGAAATGTTTGAGTCCTACCCTAATAACTGCTACAAAGatcactctttaaaaaaatctataaataatcaaattaagttaaagttttgagAACACTTTTGTTAACAAACTTGTGAGAAACTGtgttcagattagcccaagatCAGCCTATATTTGCGTAGTTTATCAAAATGTAGCTCATTTCTGTCAGGTATGGTGGTGACTTGGTCTGGTTAGTGTTAGATGTAAGTTTCTGACAGGCAAATTTGTTCACCATGTTCAAATATGTTGTAAAACCTTCTGGCAAATCCcctcaggggttgccacagcgaatcagctttcactgattcacacaggtggtttggcagaaagGTTTACGCCGGATGCCGTTCCTGATACAATCGTGCATTTCAGCCAGACAGAGGACCGGCACAGGACTCAGACCTTCTTGTGGCTACTTAGTTAGGCACTAGTGCGtagggtcttgcccaaagacccaCGCTGGATTCAGTTGGTACaggaaccctggtttcccatgcgcCAATCACGCAGctaactgagccatccagctgctaTGTTCAAACTGGTATCACTGAATCTCTTGTTAAAGCTGCAGTAATTAGATCAAATGATTAAATAATAGATTAAATGAGTGGATCTCTGTTTATGCTTGAACCTGTTTTCCTTGTTGCTAGCAGTACTGAAGTATTTTTGGAtcttaactgaaataaaaaacacgAAAGTCCCAGCTGCCCTCTGCATGCATTCCTGATAAAAGATAGAGAAACCCCTACAGTAGATGGAACTGCAGCaaaattcaaatacatttttaaaaattctttccgCAGATTAAAATCAAGATCACACAAGAGAACAAAAGATTTGCATATGTTTTAgtcttaatgcatttttttacatgatttaaactaaaatattaatatttttgctacctaatatatataataacacaTATGAAGACGTGAAATATTTGCTTTCCTTATCAAACAATTCATTTgtacatttagaaaatacaaCTGGTGATCAATATTGGTCACAATCGGATTTCAACAGAGGCTGATGGATTTCTAGCAGACCGTAtaacacatatatacacacacacacacacacacacacacacacacacaagagggaaatgacatatttacattttaagagCAAATGGTTTTGGTCAAAGCAGATGTCCATTAGACGTGCATTAGATGCTTTCCAGCAGATGAGTGGCCTTCGTGAGATTGATCGATGCAGCCGGGTCCACACTGATCTGGGCGTGGTCAACAACACACTGCTGGACACGACTTTAGAAGCACTTTTGGAGGCTGACAAGACTGAAGCTGCTGAACATGGAGGTAAGAAATGCTGCACACAAAAAGGGGAtttatgaaacttttttctttccaatGCAGAACATTTATTATGTGGTTTTAATGAGCTAAACTCATTTTAGAAGAAGTGTTCTTGTGTGAGGGCAACATGTGTTCAAGGGAGTGTAAACTGTGGGTTGCAGGCCTCAAAGGATGCTATGTCAGAGCTGGAGAACGGCATGGCCACTATTATCCGTGTTTTCCATCGTTACTCGGGTGAGAAAGGCAAGCTGAAGAAGACAGAGCTTAAAGCACTTATCAACAATGAGATGAGTCATTTCGTGATGGTAAGACATGAACGTATAGAGGCTTTCTTAATGTGTAATAGAACAACAGCTCACAAAGTTGCATGGAGGGCTTTCTATCACTGTCTTTTAGCTTTAACATGCAAGACAGATGCTGTCAATTTAGCTTTTGCAGAAGAAAACCCCCCAGAAAATGTCCCCTCAGTTACGGCTTTAAATGTTCATCATATTAACACGTAGGGTCTTCACATTTCTGCAGCCTTTTTTGGAAATCCGAATGATTTAACGTGAATCAAATTTCTTGTCAAAGAAAATCCAGGAGAATGCGATTCTGGATGAGCTTTTTGCCGATCTCGACCAGAACGGAGATCTGGAGATCGACTTCAAGGAGTTCGTGACGCTCATCGCCATGGTCACCTCAGCATGCCACGAATTCCTCAACCCAGACTCCAGCGATAACTAAACAATATGTACAGGAATGACTCATAAGTATAGAGGTGAATGAAGCATGTCTGCATTTTCCAGTCAGATTCACGGATTGGAAATGATTTAAGATTAAATGGTCATTCTGACTGACTTGGACTAAAACTGGACAgcaactaaaaaaaagttatttattgtTATGAATGTTTgtttaatgaaataaatgcCTAGGTGCATGCAACACAGATGAATGATGCATTCATTTAAAGAATAGAGATCTTGATGTGACACCCAAAACCATCCAGCTGCAGCTTCCGATCTGCACAGGGCAGGATATCAAAAATACAACTCTGTGCAAACCAAAAGGCCTCCTCTTGAGGGGAATCTGGCTCCTGCAGCAAACCTGTTCCACCTATTCTTTATCTTCCAGAGCAAAAACTTATAGGATGTTAACATGTTACTGTTTTGTTTAGGACCAAAGGTTTCAGGTTTTGAGACTCCACCTCAGAGATTCAACGTCTCAGATTAAGTTCCATAAATTCCAGCATCTTCTTCCAGGCATCTTCCTGGGCAGCGGCGTGCGGTGCAGGATGTCCTCCCCACAGAGTCATCactgtacaagaaaaaaaaaaaaaagtacttccaATCTCAATTTAAGATCTCTGTTTTGGGTCAAAGCAGTGACGGGTGAAGAGCAGAGTGAAGTAAAATGTGGGAGGATCTCTCACGTTTTTCAGGTTTGACCGCCCAGAAGGATGCCCTTGACATTGGGGAGTACGGGGGCTCAATCAGGTGACCAGCACCGGGGTACGACAGTCGAGTAAACAGATGAGATTTCCCTGCAGCCCTCAGAGTTTCCTCTATCTGATGCACAACACATTAGTGGTAAACAGCATTAAATGATGGTAGAGAAACTTCACTAGCAAGTCTGCTTAAAGCCAcaattattcattattattattattaagttaGATATTTTACCAGATCCGCATTCTCTTTGCTTGACGCACTCAAATCGTCTTCGCCCACAATGTACATCAGTGGACACGTGATCTCCTCCAGCTGCATAAGTACAAGAGGTTTCATCAGAATTTGTGAAATACACAAAATATGTTTCAGAGAAAGTAAAGTCATGAATGAAAAGGCCTTTGGATACATAAAAAAgcagtttacaaaaaataaaagtatgttaACGTGGATCCAAGCAAAAACAGATTCATTTAGATCTGCTAGTGACAAGAATGCTTAAAGATCTCTTTAGATGTTTGTGATTTGAGTCTCAACTGTTTCTTTCCCAAAGCTGTCATAGTTTTAAACTCTAATTTTACACTACAAGCTACCAGAttcttgtatgttttttatctgtttttcaaAAGATCTATGTATTTGTCTGTATTATTTGTCCTCTTTAAAGAGAACTGTTTCTGAATGTCCTCCTAGTATGTATAATTACAATAAAGGCTTTCCATTGAGGCTGTTGAGCGTCTGTAGTGTTGACTTTAAGGCAGAACGTGAGACTGGATGATTTTAGTTGGACTGTTGTTTGTTTATGAGCTGCGTCTGTCTGTACTCAACTCAAACAACCAAAAGAATTGACAGCAGCCAAACAAAACCTTCTACAGTTTTTATGCATTACAGTTTTTCATAAGCGGGGGGCAGAATTTAAGGAACctaaacaaattaaaagcaaaaaaagatcaTTAGAGCATCACATTAGAGCATTGAATGATAGACTGGTAGCTTAACAGAACCAAAGTTAAACTTTTAAGCACTACTTCTCATTCCGAGCCAAAAGGTaggtaaaatgacaaaaaataacgaTCAATATAAAGATAATCTTAGTTTTGTAAAAACACAATAGACTCTGTGAATGCTGTTAAGCACAACAGCTTCCCTCTCATGCTTTGGCACAGCTCATATTGACATTCTGCACAGCGTTACTATGGAAACTATCTCCAAACCATCAGCAGGAGATTTCTTTTTGTAAGGGATACATTTTCTGTTGGATTCAAAatgaacatatatatataaatgtatatatactGGTATATATTTTTCCCCCTCAACGATGAAAGgccaataaattaaaaaaaacagaggagtCTGCAGAGGTTTTCAATGTAGCaataggtttttgtttttttatagtgaTCAAAGGAAAACAATAACCCAATATCAATGGGTTTGGATCAGACTCTAATGTTGACATCAGATGATAAATAGCGTCTGCCACCATACCTTCACAATGCTTTCAGGATAAAGATTAGAGGGAAGGGAAGTCTGCTTAAATATGACATAGCCTTGATCATCATAGTTCCAAAATGTTTGGTCCctaaagaggagaaaaaggacATCAGCTGATGTATTAATTATAACTGCCAACCACAGTTCCAAATCTTATTTTTGTGGCGTTCTGTTTGGCCAAAGTGGTAAAACATAAAACGTTGTTTCTTTTAGCTATTTACACTCTTGTTTCATTTGTAGACTATTTTCTCTTCTGAATTTTGGTTTCCTTTTCTAAAATAGATATTGTATCATCATAATATCTTGTAAATGGGATGTTTTGTTACAAAACACTCACTTATCACATTCTTTGGTCATCACATTGACTCTAAGGAGCTCTCGTGAACTTCCCACTGGACCGTTGATACCTATCAAACAGGCTGGCTGGACAGGATGACAACATCAGTCTACTTAACcgctttaattaaattaaaatgatacaGGTATATTTGATGTTCAACATGTTCCTTTCTGTGACCTACTTTAACTCCAGCTAACGTAGCAGTGTGAAACGTCAAATAACATCCATAGGAAAGACCAACGATTCCGACTTTGTCTGCAGCAATGTGAGAATGGTCCTGAAGAAACTGGAAGGCTGCCTGTCCAAACAGAGAGGATGTTTCAGGaaatagaaaatcttttttaaaaactaaatttttctttttttttaaaaaaaagctcacgCTCACCTGGAAATAGGAATCTCCGACATTAATAGTGTTTGGTGGACCTGGTAAGTCTTTGTGACCAACATAAGCGAGGCAAAAACTAGCATAACCTCTGGATGCAAACAGGGAGGAGCGATACTCCGGAAGACCTCCACCCATTCCCCACATATCCAACATGGCAGGAAACGGGCCTGGCcctaaaagagaacaaaagtgATAAGGACTGTTAGAGCATCTAAAGagcaaaaagaataaagaaaaaagagccgACCCACCAGGAGGGATGAATAATGTTCCTACAAGTCCATTTTGACGAATTTCTTGTCTCTTCACCCCTGGGGCCATGTACCAGCGCTCAGCCGTCACAGCTGCCAGCTCCTTCACCGGCTCTTGATTTGGTGACACGTGGCCCTCCAGTAAGGAAATGTGCACTGTGTAAGGACTTTCCACACATTTCTTTCTCAATCTACAGCAGAGAAGACATAGTCATTAAGTAACAGATAAAGAGAAAGCTGTACTGTTAAGATTTCAATGCTCTAGTTGATGACCTACCTTTGGTCATTTGATCAAAATCCACCTCGTCTATCTTAAAGCTTTCACATACTTTCAACAGTGGGTCTCATCAGGGCTACAGGATTTTGCAAACACAGTCTCAGATGGAACCGACACCAATTTGCTTTTGTGCTCATTGTTCAACTGAATGGAGCGTAAGTTGGAGCATAAGTTGTTTAACAGATGAGGTTTATGTTGGATTCCACAGTTTTGATGCTTGCAATGGACCAAGCTATTATGGTTGTGAAATCAGCCCAAATCCTCAAGTCTCCACTACTGTGGTAGAAATCAGCATTgtgggtaaaaagaaaaaagccactTTGATCTCatctatttatatattattGCTTCCAACTGTCAGCTTTGTTGAGATGACTCTctacaaaaacaatttaaacaagtaaaaaattcTCTCTTTATCCAACAGGCTCTAACATGAACTTAAAGATGCCATATGTCAACTGAAGCTTGTAGAATCTGACATGGAATTTCCTCAAAACAGTGATCTAAGACAACAGAAACATTAGTTCTTGTAAAGACTGGTTGAATCTATTCCTGTAAAACATTTTACCTATTTCAAAATGTTGAAGTTTgctcctgcaacagactggcgacctgttcggggtgtaccccgcctttgcccaacagtagcttggacgggctccagcagcccaggaAGGGAtacagtgggttaagaaaacagatggacggatggaaaacgttgaaattgaaattaggtggaaattaatttttaacCCTTCCAAGACTGAAgtataaaaaagataaacacagctcattttttccccctcctttgCATTGAGCTGTTAAACCTGAATTCTCCATGTTGGTAAAATGTtaccaacatgttaaaaagttaGTTTTTAAGGAAGTATGGCACATCAGCCATGTGTGTTTAATTATTGTTAATGTGcactttttttaacagcagGGAATTtactaaggttttttttattgaaaataaggatcttaaaataaaaaccataggCTTGAACTTTGTAGTCAACCTATTTCTAAAAATAAGTCACATCGCTATGGATCTTTTGGCTACTCAGAAGTGAAGGCTGAGCACAACAAACAAACGAAGCAAGCTTAACAAATATGTCCTCATCACCTGCCTCAAACCGTCTCTTTCTCCAGGAGCTGGCTGCATGCTCCAGAAGAGTCCCATTGGCTCACAGCCAGAATAGGAGCCTCCAACGGAGAGATCGCTGTTCACTGTTCACAGCACCAACAGAGGAGATGAAAACAAGAATTGAAATGCCAAACTTCCctttaaaactgcaaaatctATACACCCACAGCTAAATTCAACAGGTTAATCAGTGGTTTCCACTCACAGTCAAACGTGCCTCCGGAATTGCTGTTGTAATGAGCGAATGACTGCCACAGGTCTCCTTCATCGCTGCGCATTCGAGCACAAACTGTGACATGATGATTTGAAGGCAAAAAGCTGGCCTTGATGCAGGTCTGTTCGTCTACAAGAGTGCGAACAGGAGTGGCTGTCAACAGAGGGGCAGGCCGGATGCTGCTCTCCCACCTCATTGAACCTGCAGATGAAACACTTTAATTGATATAAATATGATGAATATGCATGTGTCAGATTAAGTATCAAAAGACGGACAACATAAGTTAACACAAATTAGGGGCAGAAAACATGCTTTTACACAGATTTGTCAACCAGTTATTAGATAAATACTTTTCAAAAAGGTAATTCAGTTGACTTAAGTGCTACACAGGAGTTAAAATGGTGTGAaagacaacaaataaataatcaaatcaagAACCCTAACATTTGTAGAACTCCCACTGCATTTCTCACATTACTGCTCTCAATCTGGAGTTACAGGCAAAATCTATTGAAAAGCGTCTCctatcaaaacaacaaaacgtaGGCAAGCTTACCCACAATCCTCTTCCCAGTTATTAGTTTCCCAAACACAAAGAGCCGGTGCTTTGTGCTAATTTCTACCAGCTGCCGAACGATTGTCACACTCACATGTGATCTGAACATTTTGGCGTTCTTGACTCCTCTCTAAACATAAATGAGCAAGATTAAGGCAGTGTGCTGCACTGCATGCTGGTAAAAGAATGCAAGAGAAATCATTTGATCAAACAAAAACCACATGCTCTGCAAGCAAGTCCCTCCGTACTGCTACTTATTTATAGCCTACCTTAGAGTTGACCTTAGACCCTTTCTTTGGGTAAATAGTTAGCACACAAACTAGTTTAGACTGGATAGGTCCATAAAGGGTCCTTCTGTACAGATTTCCTGCAAACCAATGCAGTAGATTTCTAAGCCTTTCTTTTAGacctttattgatttgtttaacTTCAGGTGATGATTAGGACAGTTGCCAAGAATTCAGTGGGAATTTTTATTCTAAActgaaattagatttttttaaagaaaaataaatattagttGGTGAGTTTAAAAACACCACCAATAAAATAATGTTTGGTGTGTAAATTGAAGTTGctatttctgcagagcagtccATTATTATTCAACATTATTCTCTTATGCAAAATACAATATTTCCATATAGAAGCGGTTTGAGCTGGATTGCTTGTTTGCATGAATTTGTGTTCTGGTAATAAAACTTGTTGAAATTATTCatctttaactttttcttttagttgtaGGTTTGCAGCTGTGATTTGCATTGCACTCATGTCACTTACTAGTCATCTGTCactttcagatttcttttttttagtttaattctAATCACTGAGATTTATTATAGGCTTCAGCGACCCTtagcagaacattttttaaatttatttttgttttcgtgTTAAGCGTGTCAAGAGTTGAAGAAGTTAATCGCATGATCAACGAAACGTCTTCTAGATAAACCTTTAAAGTCCAGTGGTCCAGACGAACAGAATTATGGGAAGACAACAAACATTATTAACTTTAGGAtcctatttgtttgtttaaacaatGGAACTTTAGTTTTAACCCTTAGTAGTTTAGATGACAGAGTTTTTGAAAGTGATGTATAACTTACCAGATTGGTGCAGATGGAGTGAATGGAGTAAAcagcagagaaaatgaaaattaaaagtctttatttaaataccCTTCAGTGAGTCAGCATCGTAGATCAttataaataacacaaaagGAGTTAGCTTAGTAGCTAAGGGAATAAAAAAATGGGCGTGTTCCTGACAGTGCCCCGCcccatagatagatagatagatagatagatagatagatagatagatagatagatagatagatagatagatagatggatagatggatagatggatagatggatggatggatggatggatggatggatggatggatggatggatggatggatagatagatagatagatagatagatagatagatagatagatagatagatagatagatagatagatagatagatagatagatagatagatagatagatagatagatagatagatagatagatagatagatagatagatagatagagttgtattgcctgattgcacgaggaacaaaagatttcttcagtctttctgtggagcagcGCTGGGACAGCAGACTGTTGCTAAATGTACTCCTCCTGTTGGTGAAGGGGATGTGAGGGATTCCTCATGATGGCCCCGAACCTGGTCAGAGTTTTCTGTTCTGCCACCTCCTCCACAAGATCCAGCTTCAGTCCCACCACAGAAAACCCACCTTGCCCTCTTGATGATCTTGTTGAGCCTGCAGATGTTCTTCTTGCTGGTACTGCACCAGCACACAGCAGCATAGAGGAGAGCAGTCTCCAACACAGACTGATGAAACATGTGCAGCAGTTTTGTGCAGATGTCAAATGAGCGCAGCCTCCGGAGAAGGTATAGCCTGCACTGGGTCTTCTTATAAAGCTGGTCCGTGTTGGTAGTTTAGTCCAGCTTGTAGTCCAACACAACCCCCAGGTACTTGTAGATCTGTACCATCTCCACACTTTTTTCCAcatgaaactaaaacaaatagAGCGTTATCAAAACAGTTTActacactgtatggtcacatgtctctGCAAATTGTCCAGCTGTGATGACACTTGGCCCTTTTTACATTATAGTCAAATAAACCTATGTGCCTTaattcaaatggtattttccatgaTCAATTATAgatcaatttctttatttttgaaactgttttttaatggtgtAAGTCGACTGgattcaattaacaacttgcctcaggcatcgatctggttggatacATTGATTAATAGATTATTAGATTAATCGTTACAAGCCTAGTGATTGTAATTGATGTAACCAAACTGTACAAGAGGGGTTTTATGAATCAGCAGCCAGACGTTTTACTGTTGACAAAACAAGTTGATTTTGTTAAAGCTGGATCCTCCTTCTAATGTAACACCTAGATCCACCTGGATGACTGTTGCTGGGTCACGTGATTGTTGCTAAGTGACCTGTAAACAGACCCATGTGATGCATTCAACAACAGTGTCTCTTGCTACTACCGTGTATGTTTACTATCTTAGTTACCTTTAAAAAGCGGATTAAGGAATGTGaccatgtgtgtttatgtaattttttaataGGCGCTATGTAAatatgtgtgtttctgtttcaaGTTGCCATGGTGCTTGTGGATTTGCATGTACATtacaaaataatgtacaaaacgtTTTGGGAACTCTGAGTCTGGCTTATCAGACtcataggctttttttttaaaaagaagcaaaactgCGGACACATTTAATGTCAATTTTTACATCTTAACTATTTGTGAGCTTTACAAGAGTACTACAGAAATTAATTTCTAGAGACTAGGCTGGATCAttcttatttatatatattttttaaagtttgccaGTTAAAGTTCTAATTAgccaattgttttttgttctttgtcatTGTTTAGGATGTTATGGTTATTCAAATAATTAAGTCAGTGTACAATTTTTCCTTCTTGTCTTGGACATGCCTCACGCTGTAGTTTTCACTCCAGACCAAAAGGGGGCGCTCGAACTGAGTTATTACAGCCAGGAAAGCCGTAAAGCAAACGAAACACGTCAAAGAGTGTGACGTCTACGTTTATAGAAAGCTTTTAGCTAGCCTACGAAtgttttcactttgtttttaagGGCGTTAAGAAGGCACGAAACGGAAAGAAAGAGCCtggatctatatatatatatataaattttgtaacaaaaaataataataaaccaaaATACCAATAGGTCCGTCATTCAGGTATGTAGGATTGTAAGTGTATGCTAAAAAGCTAACAAACAACACGGGTCAGTTTTTTGTTCGTCCTGTTGCTTTATTGATACAAGAAAGACAGTCCCGTTTTTTTAGTCTTTGGGGTTAATCATagtatttgtgttttcttaGTTTGAATGTCACCAAGAGACGTTTGTTAAATTGTGGTCTTTGAAAGTGTGTGGGCTAAAACTAAATCTGTAGTGCTAGAACT
The nucleotide sequence above comes from Oryzias latipes chromosome 5, ASM223467v1. Encoded proteins:
- the LOC101155023 gene encoding protein S100-B codes for the protein MEASKDAMSELENGMATIIRVFHRYSGEKGKLKKTELKALINNEMSHFVMKIQENAILDELFADLDQNGDLEIDFKEFVTLIAMVTSACHEFLNPDSSDN
- the LOC101166298 gene encoding bile acid-CoA:amino acid N-acyltransferase — encoded protein: MFRSHVSVTIVRQLVEISTKHRLFVFGKLITGKRIVGSMRWESSIRPAPLLTATPVRTLVDEQTCIKASFLPSNHHVTVCARMRSDEGDLWQSFAHYNSNSGGTFDLNSDLSVGGSYSGCEPMGLFWSMQPAPGERDGLRLRKKCVESPYTVHISLLEGHVSPNQEPVKELAAVTAERWYMAPGVKRQEIRQNGLVGTLFIPPGPGPFPAMLDMWGMGGGLPEYRSSLFASRGYASFCLAYVGHKDLPGPPNTINVGDSYFQAAFQFLQDHSHIAADKVGIVGLSYGCYLTFHTATLAGVKPACLIGINGPVGSSRELLRVNVMTKECDKDQTFWNYDDQGYVIFKQTSLPSNLYPESIVKLEEITCPLMYIVGEDDLSASSKENADLIEETLRAAGKSHLFTRLSYPGAGHLIEPPYSPMSRASFWAVKPEKLMTLWGGHPAPHAAAQEDAWKKMLEFMELNLRR